The Neorhodopirellula lusitana genome includes a window with the following:
- a CDS encoding Tex family protein, with protein sequence MSKNIANEIAGELNVPVAGVAAVIELLEAGNTIPFIARYRKEATGGLDEVVLRAIEDAMEKINALNARKTTVLKSIDSQGLLTDDLRRQIEKCTDIRTLEAIYLPFKPKRRSRATIARERGLQPLADMLLSQNSLGRSKQDTLKGFVDADKDVPDADAALQGALDIIAEQWSEDVPVRQWMVEKGMRFGQITSNVKRGKKDQADKFEQYIDRQESAGRIPGHRLLAMMRGEAEGVLKVALQMEDDRAISHIKSTFIQNPSFEFHRELSTAAEDCFSRILQPATQSTVLQMLKERADEEAIEVFGKNLHELLMAAPAGPRVTIGIDPGFRTGCKVAVVDGTGKFLANTTIYPTPPKSDTTGAGKSLLALIRKYNVELIAIGNGTASRETDSFVADVIRDNELDVTKVMVSESGASIYSASELAGKEFPDLDITVRGAISIARRLQDPLAELVKTDPKSIGVGQYQHDVNQTALRKRLDRTVESCVNRVGVDLNMASTPLLARVAGIGPKLAENIVTYRDENGRFQSRKELTKVPKLGKKAFEQAAGFLRIRDGKEPLDNSAVHPESYAVVTRMAGELQADVKSLVGNAGLSSKLQPERFVDDRFGIPTIRDIISELGKPGRDPRSEFKVAHFDDTVNCIEDLKPGLVLEGVITNVTHFGAFIDLGVHQDGLIHVSQLADTFVQDPSEIVAVGDVVKVKVLEIDIPRKRISVTRKF encoded by the coding sequence ATGTCTAAAAATATTGCCAACGAAATCGCCGGTGAGTTGAACGTTCCCGTCGCCGGGGTCGCTGCCGTCATCGAGCTGCTGGAGGCGGGTAATACGATCCCGTTCATCGCCCGATATCGCAAGGAGGCCACTGGCGGACTCGACGAAGTCGTGCTGCGGGCGATCGAAGACGCGATGGAAAAAATCAATGCGTTGAATGCGCGTAAAACCACGGTGCTGAAGTCGATTGATTCGCAAGGCTTGCTGACCGACGACCTGCGCCGACAAATTGAAAAGTGTACGGACATCCGGACGCTCGAAGCGATCTATTTGCCGTTCAAACCAAAGCGTCGATCGCGAGCGACAATCGCGAGGGAACGTGGCCTGCAACCCCTGGCGGACATGTTGTTGAGCCAGAATTCCTTAGGTCGGTCCAAGCAAGACACGCTGAAGGGTTTTGTTGATGCGGACAAGGACGTTCCGGATGCGGACGCGGCGCTGCAAGGTGCTCTGGACATCATCGCCGAACAATGGAGTGAAGACGTTCCGGTTCGGCAGTGGATGGTCGAAAAAGGGATGCGATTTGGACAGATCACGTCGAATGTCAAACGCGGCAAGAAGGATCAAGCGGACAAGTTCGAACAGTACATCGACAGGCAAGAATCAGCCGGTCGTATTCCAGGCCACCGTCTGTTGGCGATGATGCGTGGCGAGGCCGAAGGTGTCCTGAAAGTGGCACTGCAGATGGAAGACGATCGAGCGATCTCCCACATCAAGTCGACGTTCATCCAAAACCCTTCTTTTGAATTTCATCGCGAACTCAGTACCGCCGCGGAAGATTGTTTTAGCCGAATCTTGCAACCGGCAACCCAATCGACAGTGTTGCAAATGTTAAAGGAGCGTGCGGATGAAGAAGCGATTGAGGTGTTTGGCAAGAACTTGCATGAACTCTTGATGGCCGCTCCCGCTGGGCCGCGAGTCACGATCGGGATTGATCCCGGTTTTCGAACCGGTTGCAAAGTTGCGGTCGTGGATGGCACGGGCAAGTTCTTGGCGAACACAACGATCTATCCGACGCCGCCGAAGAGTGACACAACTGGCGCCGGCAAATCGTTGTTGGCCTTGATCCGGAAATACAACGTTGAATTGATCGCGATCGGAAACGGCACCGCTTCGCGAGAAACCGATTCGTTCGTCGCTGACGTGATTCGGGACAACGAGCTTGATGTCACGAAGGTGATGGTGAGTGAGTCAGGGGCCTCGATCTATTCGGCGAGTGAACTGGCTGGGAAAGAGTTCCCCGATTTGGACATCACCGTACGCGGGGCGATCAGCATCGCTCGTCGACTGCAAGACCCGCTGGCGGAATTGGTCAAGACGGATCCGAAGTCCATCGGTGTCGGGCAGTATCAACACGATGTGAACCAAACGGCGTTGCGTAAGCGACTCGACCGAACCGTGGAATCTTGCGTGAACCGAGTCGGCGTCGACCTGAACATGGCCAGCACACCGCTGTTGGCACGGGTGGCCGGCATCGGACCGAAGCTTGCCGAAAATATCGTGACGTATCGTGACGAAAACGGTCGTTTCCAAAGTCGCAAAGAACTCACCAAAGTTCCTAAGCTTGGCAAGAAGGCGTTTGAACAAGCAGCCGGCTTCTTGCGAATTCGCGATGGCAAAGAACCGCTGGATAACTCGGCCGTGCACCCTGAAAGTTATGCCGTTGTGACTCGCATGGCGGGTGAATTGCAGGCCGACGTGAAATCATTGGTCGGCAACGCGGGGCTGAGTTCCAAGTTGCAGCCCGAGCGGTTCGTGGATGACCGATTCGGCATCCCTACGATTCGCGACATCATTTCTGAACTGGGCAAACCAGGCCGTGACCCACGCAGTGAATTCAAGGTCGCTCACTTCGACGACACTGTGAACTGTATCGAAGACCTGAAACCTGGTTTGGTGCTCGAAGGCGTGATCACGAATGTAACTCACTTCGGTGCTTTCATTGACCTGGGCGTGCACCAAGATGGGCTAATCCATGTTTCTCAACTGGCCGACACTTTTGTCCAAGACCCCAGCGAAATCGTTGCCGTGGGTGATGTGGTGAAGGTGAAGGTGCTCGAGATCGACATTCCTCGAAAGCGAATTTCGGTGACACGGAAGTTTTAA
- a CDS encoding acetate/propionate family kinase, whose product MIALVMNVGSTTLKYACIDTESGERLTQGIVDRIGQPNGDAPNHEVAAKSVLDSHATVQPDVVGHRIVHGGECFSAPAMVTPEALKNLATLDDLAPLHNPPARAVVEGLAKSRPELKQVMVFDTAYFTTLPPAAYRYALPVSLYTDHGVRRYGAHGTSHQLVTKLALAYLAKNRTNENPSNQNSSGRIISLHLGGGASVTASIDGIAQETSMGMTPLEGLVMATRSGDLDPAVPLFLVKQLGMTADQASSLLNQSSGLIGLCGDADMRTILKRRDDGDPAATLAIDVYVHRLVKTVGGYVAVLGGVDAIVFTAGVGENASPIRSMLARQLQFLGLGLDEERNAATIGPRELTDVSSPTATVRTLVIPTDEEFAIARKAAELIDASRT is encoded by the coding sequence ATGATTGCCTTGGTGATGAACGTGGGAAGCACGACCCTGAAATATGCGTGCATTGATACTGAAAGCGGCGAACGATTGACCCAAGGGATCGTTGACCGAATTGGTCAACCCAATGGCGATGCACCCAATCATGAAGTGGCCGCAAAGAGTGTACTCGACTCGCATGCGACGGTTCAGCCGGATGTGGTGGGACACCGTATCGTTCACGGTGGGGAATGCTTTTCCGCACCCGCAATGGTTACCCCGGAAGCACTCAAGAATCTTGCCACACTCGACGACCTGGCGCCCTTGCACAATCCGCCCGCACGAGCCGTTGTCGAAGGCCTCGCGAAGTCTCGTCCCGAATTGAAACAGGTGATGGTATTTGACACTGCCTATTTCACCACGCTTCCACCCGCAGCGTATCGGTACGCGTTACCCGTATCGCTGTATACGGACCACGGTGTTCGTCGCTACGGAGCGCACGGCACTTCGCACCAATTGGTGACCAAGCTCGCGCTCGCGTACTTGGCGAAAAACCGAACCAACGAGAACCCATCCAATCAAAACTCGTCTGGCCGCATCATTTCGTTGCACCTGGGTGGCGGCGCCAGCGTGACCGCTTCGATTGACGGTATCGCTCAAGAAACATCGATGGGAATGACACCGCTGGAAGGGCTCGTGATGGCCACTCGCAGCGGTGATCTGGACCCCGCAGTGCCGTTATTTTTAGTTAAACAACTGGGCATGACCGCCGATCAGGCCAGCAGTTTGCTGAACCAATCCAGCGGGCTGATCGGATTGTGCGGGGACGCCGACATGCGAACCATTCTGAAACGACGCGATGACGGTGATCCAGCGGCGACACTCGCGATCGACGTCTACGTCCATCGTCTTGTCAAAACGGTTGGCGGTTACGTCGCCGTCTTGGGCGGCGTTGACGCGATCGTATTCACGGCCGGCGTGGGCGAAAACGCATCCCCCATCCGCAGCATGCTCGCACGGCAACTGCAGTTCCTGGGCTTGGGACTGGATGAGGAACGCAACGCGGCGACGATCGGACCTCGAGAACTCACCGATGTATCGTCACCCACAGCGACAGTCAGAACTCTTGTCATTCCAACGGATGAAGAGTTCGCAATCGCTCGCAAAGCTGCCGAACTGATTGATGCCAGTCGTACGTAA
- the pta gene encoding phosphate acetyltransferase: MPESLYLATNENATGKRMVALGVMELATRRFDRVAFFRPFVQKSAEMDQSIALMRSRYQLDTSPSQMMGMTRAEARQLLAADRYEELIARVQQSFKTIQREADFTVVEGTSFQGLASELEFELNADLAVNLGCEILSVYSAHGKSVNDCVQSIRIGNDSLTDRGGSVLATVVNQVDSDLMDSLASEFDIQKSNNRWPTYLLPEEPLLRQPTLREIQLGLGAAILTGDESTFDREVVQLKVAAMQLPTFLDRLKAGSLVITPGDRSDIVAGCALASMHADTPAPAGMILTGGLEPPESLQRLLRVPSTLQRANQPSSNLPILMTSDDTFTTAKRASMIKAEICMQAPRKIDSAIGLFEKHIDVDELADRLKAPSTARVTPLLFEYSLIQNARSQRTRIVLPEGNEPRILQAVDLLRRRDVADLTLLGDPTTILSTASQLGITLPSSPNASDAIGSSGSSIEIIDPANSPLRDEFAREYMKLREHKGITFDMARDRMEEVSYFGTMMVRLGLAGGMVSGSIHTTANTIRPAFEFIKTRPGVNVVSSVFLMCLKHSVLVYGDCAVIPNPTAEQLAEIGSSSADTAAQFGIEPRVAMLSYSTGGSGDGEDVQRVRKATELLRSKRPDLLVEGPLQYDAAIDPEVAATKLPTSKVAGRATVFIFPDLNTGNNTYKAVQRSAGAVAIGPILQGLRKPVNDLSRGCTVSDIVNTVAITAIQAQSVDAPTNDEDER; the protein is encoded by the coding sequence ATGCCTGAAAGCCTTTACCTAGCCACGAATGAAAATGCCACGGGCAAGCGAATGGTCGCTCTTGGCGTGATGGAATTGGCTACCCGACGTTTCGATCGCGTCGCGTTCTTCCGCCCCTTCGTTCAAAAATCAGCGGAAATGGACCAGAGCATCGCGTTGATGCGGTCGCGGTATCAGCTCGACACTTCGCCATCCCAAATGATGGGCATGACGCGAGCCGAAGCGAGACAATTGCTCGCTGCTGACCGGTACGAGGAACTGATCGCCCGCGTCCAGCAGTCCTTTAAGACCATCCAGCGAGAGGCCGATTTTACGGTTGTCGAAGGAACCAGTTTCCAGGGCTTGGCTTCCGAATTGGAATTTGAGCTTAACGCAGACCTCGCGGTGAACTTGGGGTGTGAAATTCTGTCGGTTTATTCGGCACACGGGAAGTCTGTTAACGATTGCGTTCAATCGATTCGAATCGGCAACGATTCCTTGACCGATCGTGGTGGAAGCGTGTTGGCAACGGTGGTCAACCAGGTCGACAGTGATTTAATGGACTCCCTCGCGTCAGAGTTCGACATTCAAAAATCAAACAACCGCTGGCCGACCTACCTGCTTCCCGAGGAACCGCTGTTGCGGCAACCCACGCTGCGGGAAATTCAACTTGGACTCGGTGCCGCGATTTTAACGGGCGACGAATCCACCTTTGATCGCGAAGTCGTCCAATTGAAGGTTGCCGCGATGCAACTTCCTACGTTTCTAGACCGACTGAAAGCCGGAAGTCTAGTAATCACGCCTGGGGACCGTAGTGACATTGTCGCGGGTTGTGCGTTGGCATCGATGCACGCGGATACCCCGGCACCCGCGGGCATGATTTTGACTGGCGGGTTGGAACCGCCTGAATCGCTTCAACGACTGTTGCGAGTTCCTAGCACCTTGCAACGTGCCAACCAACCCAGCAGCAATTTGCCGATCCTGATGACATCGGATGACACGTTCACCACCGCAAAACGTGCCTCGATGATCAAAGCGGAAATCTGCATGCAGGCACCGCGAAAAATCGATTCCGCAATCGGTCTTTTCGAGAAACATATCGACGTTGATGAATTAGCCGACCGGCTAAAAGCGCCCAGCACGGCGCGGGTCACGCCACTGCTGTTTGAATACTCCTTGATTCAAAACGCTCGCAGTCAACGGACTCGAATTGTCTTGCCTGAAGGAAATGAGCCTCGCATCCTGCAAGCCGTTGACTTGCTTCGCCGACGCGACGTTGCTGATCTGACGTTGTTGGGCGATCCCACCACGATTTTGTCGACCGCCAGCCAACTTGGGATCACGTTACCATCCAGCCCAAACGCTTCCGATGCGATCGGTTCGTCGGGATCATCAATCGAAATTATCGATCCCGCCAACAGTCCCTTACGTGATGAATTTGCTCGCGAGTACATGAAGCTTCGTGAACACAAGGGAATCACGTTTGACATGGCGCGGGACCGAATGGAAGAAGTCAGCTATTTCGGAACGATGATGGTTCGCTTGGGGCTAGCCGGGGGCATGGTTTCCGGATCCATTCACACCACCGCCAACACAATTCGTCCGGCATTCGAATTCATCAAAACACGCCCTGGTGTCAACGTCGTCAGTAGCGTTTTTCTGATGTGTTTGAAACACAGCGTGCTGGTTTATGGAGACTGCGCCGTGATTCCGAATCCTACCGCAGAGCAGCTAGCCGAGATCGGCAGCAGCAGTGCCGACACCGCCGCTCAGTTCGGAATCGAACCGCGAGTTGCGATGCTGTCGTACTCGACCGGGGGAAGTGGCGACGGTGAAGACGTGCAACGGGTGCGGAAAGCAACCGAGTTATTGAGATCCAAACGTCCTGATTTGCTCGTCGAGGGACCGCTGCAATACGACGCCGCGATCGATCCCGAAGTGGCCGCAACCAAGCTGCCTACCAGTAAGGTCGCCGGTCGGGCAACGGTGTTCATCTTCCCCGACTTAAACACCGGAAACAACACGTACAAAGCTGTTCAACGTTCAGCAGGCGCGGTCGCCATTGGGCCCATCTTGCAGGGACTCCGAAAACCCGTCAACGATCTATCCCGCGGATGTACCGTGTCGGACATTGTCAACACGGTCGCCATCACGGCAATCCAAGCCCAATCGGTCGACGCCCCTACCAACGATGAGGACGAACGATGA
- a CDS encoding arylsulfatase, protein MSPLRFVPVSTLCFCHVVLSLCPFVGAANETGVEAADQTGQPTRPNIILVMPDDVGYGDYHGLGNPITRTPSVDAFKKQSLLLTEFHVSPTCAPTRAALLSGRHEFKNGVTHTIYERERMSLETYTLPEMLKSVGYTTGIFGKWHLGDEEAYRPESRGFDEVYTHGGGGIGQTYPGSCGDAPGNTNINPALWHNGTWEKTTGYCTDLFFDQDAKWMDGRRHEEQPFFTYISLNAAHSPYVLPEEYCQHYLGKPGVNEDIAKFFGMIENIDANFGTLMKKLDDWGIADNTLVIYLASDNGGTKGIHIFNADRRGSKGRPYQGGTRVPCFVRWPAGDIAADSHCDALTSVTDLFPTLVELTGASLPDKATDQVDGRSLMPLLKNPDADWPERTLVHHVGRWDKGKVEEWKFEKCAIQNSRFTLVNNRELFDLKADPGERNNVIKKYPEVVANLRASYEEWWDEMLPLLVNEDAVGPEINPMKVLYWEQFGGGPDRDLLRRMNPHRLIPGKRKPAPKK, encoded by the coding sequence ATGTCTCCATTGCGATTTGTTCCCGTAAGCACCTTGTGCTTTTGTCATGTGGTGTTGTCGCTATGCCCTTTCGTGGGGGCGGCGAACGAAACTGGCGTTGAGGCGGCCGATCAAACTGGGCAGCCCACCCGACCCAATATCATCCTGGTCATGCCCGATGACGTCGGCTACGGCGACTACCACGGTCTGGGCAATCCGATCACACGTACCCCATCCGTCGATGCGTTCAAAAAGCAGAGTCTGTTGTTGACGGAATTTCACGTCAGCCCGACCTGCGCGCCCACTCGCGCGGCTCTACTGAGCGGACGTCATGAGTTCAAGAACGGGGTCACGCACACGATCTATGAGCGCGAACGAATGAGTCTGGAAACGTACACGCTTCCTGAAATGCTGAAGTCGGTCGGTTACACCACCGGCATTTTCGGCAAATGGCACCTGGGTGACGAAGAGGCCTATCGTCCCGAAAGCCGTGGCTTTGACGAGGTCTACACGCACGGCGGTGGCGGCATTGGACAGACTTATCCTGGATCGTGCGGCGACGCTCCCGGCAACACCAACATCAATCCTGCACTTTGGCACAACGGAACTTGGGAAAAGACAACCGGCTATTGCACCGATCTGTTTTTCGACCAAGACGCGAAGTGGATGGACGGGCGCCGTCATGAAGAGCAACCTTTCTTCACCTACATTTCACTGAACGCCGCTCACAGCCCGTATGTGTTGCCGGAGGAATACTGCCAACACTATTTGGGGAAGCCGGGCGTCAACGAGGACATTGCGAAGTTCTTTGGCATGATTGAAAACATCGATGCGAACTTTGGAACGCTCATGAAGAAATTGGATGACTGGGGCATCGCGGACAACACACTGGTCATCTATTTGGCGTCGGACAATGGCGGCACCAAGGGGATTCACATTTTCAATGCTGACCGGCGAGGAAGCAAAGGTCGGCCTTATCAGGGCGGCACGCGGGTGCCCTGCTTCGTTCGCTGGCCGGCCGGTGATATCGCGGCGGATTCCCATTGCGATGCGCTGACTTCGGTGACCGATTTGTTTCCAACCCTGGTGGAACTGACGGGTGCCAGCTTGCCCGATAAAGCGACCGATCAGGTTGATGGCCGAAGCCTAATGCCGCTTTTAAAGAATCCGGATGCTGATTGGCCTGAGCGAACACTCGTCCATCATGTGGGCCGATGGGACAAGGGCAAGGTGGAGGAGTGGAAGTTTGAAAAATGCGCGATTCAAAATTCACGTTTTACGTTGGTCAACAACCGCGAACTCTTCGATCTGAAGGCGGACCCGGGTGAACGCAATAACGTTATCAAAAAGTACCCGGAGGTTGTCGCGAATTTGCGTGCCTCGTACGAAGAGTGGTGGGACGAGATGCTACCACTGTTGGTTAACGAAGATGCGGTGGGGCCTGAGATCAATCCGATGAAAGTGTTGTATTGGGAACAATTCGGGGGCGGTCCTGATAGGGACTTGCTCCGGCGAATGAACCCGCACCGATTGATTCCTGGAAAGCGGAAACCAGCGCCCAAGAAGTGA